Within the Pseudoxanthomonas sp. YR558 genome, the region GGCACGATGAGCGGCGGGCAGAAGCAGCGCCTCGCGCTCGCGGGCGCGGTGATCCATTCGCCGGAATTGCTCTTCCTCGATGAACCGACCAGCGCGGTCGATCCCGAATCGCGCCGTGATTTCTGGGAGAAGCTCTTCGAGCTCGCCGACGCCGGCACCACGCTGCTGGTCTCCACCCACTACATGGACGAGGCCGAGCGCTGCCATCGCATCGCCATCCTCGATCGTGGCGTGCTGGTGGCGGACGGCACGCCCGATGCGCTGACGGGGGAGCTCGCTGGCCGCACGCTGGTGGTGGAGGCCCCGGAGCCGCGCCAGGCGCAGAAAGTCCTCGTCGGCCTGCCCGGCGTGATCAGCGTGGCGCAGATCGGCAACGTGCTGCGCGTGCTGCTGGCCGAGAATGGACAGGCGGCGGACCGCATCGCACAGGGCCTGCGCACGGCCGGCATCAACGCGGAGGTATCGGCGGCGCCGGCCAATCTGGAAGACGTGTTCGTCTCCGCCACGCGCGGCCAGCCGGCGCGCGAGGAGGCCGCTTGAAATTCCGCCGCCTGATGGCTGTGATGGTGAAGGAGCTGCGGCAGATGAGGCGCGACCGCATCACCCTGGCGATGATCGTGGGCATCCCGGTGATGCAGTTGCTGTTGTTCGGCTATGCGATCAACACGAACCTGCGCGATCTGTCCGCCGGCATCGCCGACCAGTCGCGCACGGCCGCGTCCCGCGCGCTGGTGATGGACATTGTCGCCACCGGCGTGGTCACGCCGACGAAGGAAGCCGCGACGCCGCAGGAACTCGTGCAGGCGATGCGCCGGGGCGAGATCAGCATCGGCGTGGTGATCCCGCCGGACTATGAGCGTCGCCGTGCGGAAGGCCGCGAAGCCGTACAGATCTTCGTCGACGGCAGCGACAACGCCGTGCAGAGCGCCGCGGCGCAGCTGGCGCAGATGCCCCTGGACGGCACCAGCAGCCCGCTGGCGACGCGCACGATCAGCGTGGTCGGCTTCTACAACCCGCAACGGCGCTCGGCGGTGAACATCGTACCGGGGCTGATCGGCGTGATCCTGACGATGACGATGGTGCTGTTCACCGGCGTGGCGATCGTGCGCGAACGCGAACGCGGCAACATGGAGCTGCTGATCGCCACGCCCGTCAGCAGCGCGGAACTGATGATCGGTAAGGTGTTGCCCTACGTGGCCATCGGTTTCGTCCAGACCACGGTGGTGCTGGCGCTGGGCATGTGGCTGTTCCAAGTGCCGCTGGGCGGCAGTCTGCTGCACGTCTACATCGCTGCATGTTTGCTGATCGTCGCGAACCTGACGCTCGGCCTGCTGATCTCCACCGGCGCGAAATCGCAGTTCCAGGCGATGCAGATGACGTTCTTCATCTTCCTGCCGTCGATCCTGCTCTCCGGCTTCATGTTCCCGTTCGCCGGCATGCCGAAGGTCGTGCAGTGGATCGCCGAGGCGCTGCCGCTGACCCACTTCCTGCGCCTGATTCGCGGCGTGATGTTGCGCGGCGCCAGCCTGTGGGAGCTATGGCCGGACGTGCTCGCGTTGCTGGCCTTCACCACGGTGATGATGACGGCGGCGATCCTGCGGTTCCGCAAGCGGCTGGACTGATAGGCTGGCGCTCTTCCGGCGAGAGGGGCGAGCGATGGACGAAGCAGCGATCGGTACGGTGGTGGATGCCATGTACGCGATGATCTCGGGCCCGGCGGGCCCGCGCGATTGGTCGACACAGGACGATGTCTTCCATCCCGACTGCCGCCAGATCCGCACGGGCGTCGATGCGCAGGGAACGCCATGGCGGCTGTCGTTCTCGCTGGCGGAATACCGCGCCAACGCCGATGCCCTACTGGCGGAGATGGATTTCTTCGAAGTGGAGACCGGGCGCGAGATCCGCGTGTTCGGCAACATCGCCCACGTCTGGAGCGCCTACGAGGCCCGCCACGCGCCCAGCGATGCGGTGGCGGAACGCCGCGGCATCAATAGCATCCAGCTCTACAAGGGCGAGGATGGCTGGAAGATCATCCACATGATCTGGGATAACGAGCGCGACGGCGTGCCCCTGCCCGCCGTCGGCTGAGGTGCGACGTCAGTCGGTGCCGGCGATGCGGCCGCGCAGCGAATTGGTCAGTGCTTCCGTGATCACCACGTCGACGAACTGGCCCACCAGGCGTGGATGGCCGGGGAAGTTCACCGAGCGCATGTTCTCGGTCTTGCCGGTCAACTCGTTCGGGTTCTTCTTCGACGGGCCTTCCACCAGCACCGACTGCACCGTGCCGACCATGCGCTGCGAGATGCCGGCGGCATAGGCGTTGATGTGCTGCTGCAGGCGCTCCAGGCGCGCATGCTTCACGGCGTCCGGCGTGTCGTCTTCCAGGTCCGCGGCAGGCGTGCCCGGGCGACGCGAGTAGATGAAGCTGAAGCTCTGGTCGAAGCCGACGTCCTCGAGCAGCTTCATCGTCTTCTCGAAATCGGCATCGGTCTCGCCCGGGAAGCCGACGATGAAATCCGAGCTGATCGAGATATCGGGCCGCACCGCGCGCAGCTTGCGGATTTTCTGCTTGAACTCAAGCGCGGTGTAACCGCGCTTCATCGCCGACAGCACGCGGTCGCTGCCCGCCTGCACCGGCAGGTGCAGGAAGTTGGCCAGCTGCGGCACGTCGCGGTACGCGTCCACCAGCGAGTCGCTGAACTCCAACGGGTGCGAGGTGGTGAAGCGGATGCGGCCGACGCCGTCGATCTCGGCGATGGTGCGGATCAGCAGGCCCAGGTCGGCGAATTCACCGTCGCCGTAGGGGCCACGATACGCGTTGACGTTCTGGCCGAGCAGGTTGATCTCGCGCACGCCCTGCGCCGCGAGCTGCGCCACTTCCACCAGCACGTCCTCGAACGGACGACTGACTTCCGTGCCGCGGGTGTAGGGCACCACGCAGAACGAGCAGTACTTCGAGCAACCTTCCATGATCGACACGAACGCGGACGGGCCTTCGGCGCGCGGCTCGGGCAGGCGGTCGAACTTCTCGATTTCGGGGAAGCTGATGTCCACCTGCGGCTTGTTCTGTTCGCGGCGGGCGCGGATCAGTTCCGGCAGGCGGTGCAGGGTCTGCGGGCCGAACACCAGGTCCACGTAGGGCGCACGCTTGACGATCGCCTCGCCTTCCTGGGAAGCCACGCAGCCGCCGACGCCGATGATGACGTCGCGGCCGCCGGCCTTCAGCGCCTTCCAGCGGCCCAGTTGGCTGAAGACCTTCTCCTGCGCCTTCTCGCGGATGGAGCAGGTGTTGACCAGCACCACGTCCGCTTCCTCGGGATTGTCGGTCAGCTCGAGACCATCGGAGGCGGCGAGCACGTCGGCCATCTTGGCCGAGTCGTACTCGTTCATCTGGCACCCGTGGGTCTTGATGTACAGCTTTCCGCGGACCTGCTCGGGCGCACGCGGGCGACCGATGGGCAAGGGAACGAGGGTGGGGTCGGTCACGGCAGTGCCGGCCGTGGTCGGCAGGTCGGGGGCTTGCGTCCCGGTCATGGCGCTTAATCCAGTCGGGTGGGGCGGGCAGGGCCGCGTAGTTTACGCGCTGGGGGCGGCCGGAACCCGTGCCGGATGGCGTTGATAGCGGGTAACAGGCCATCCCTGGCCGCCGTGCCGCCGGCTGTTGGAACTCCGACCGGCCGCACAGATTGGAGGAAACCTTTGTTGGACAAGGACTTGGCAACTGCTGGCGAATTGGGGACACTGCGCGCCATGAGGGGGACTCTGACGCTTCTGGCCACGCTGGCCGCGTTGACCGCACTGCCGGCCAGCGCGGGCACGCTGTACAAGTGCACCGGCGCTGACGGTGTGCCGAACTACGTCAGCAAGCGCGTCAGTGGCGCCAGCTGCGAAGTGATCAGCCGCTATACCCCGGATCGCAGCCGCCCCGCACAGGTCACGACCGTGTCGCGTCCGGCGACGCCGCCGCCTGCAGCGCCGGCGCTGGGCGCTGCGGTCACCCCGGCGCTTTCCGATTCTGCCAGCGCCGTCGTCCCGGCCGCCGCGACGCCTGCGGCCGCGCCGACCACCGGCCCGCGCCGCGTGGTCAGTGGGCAGGTCTACTCCTACATCAAGGACGGCGTGCGCCATTACACCAGTGCGCGTCCGCGCGGCGGCACCCAGGTCGCCAGCCTGCGCACGATCAAATACAGCTACATCGAAACCTGCTTCGCCTGCGGCAACCCGAGCGTGGACTTCGGCCGCCTGCGCCTGAATACCGGCGCCTACCAGGCCGAGATCGCCGCTGCGGCGCGCGAATTCGGCGTGGAAGAGGCGGTGATCCGCGCGATCATGCACGCCGAGTCGTCCTACAACCCGCTCGCCCTGTCCCATGCCGGCGCGCAGGGCTTGATGCAGTTGATGCCCGCCACCGCGCGCCGGTTCGGCGTGAGCGACAGCTACAACGCCGGCCAGAACATCCGTGGCGGCACCCAGTACCTGGCGTGGCTGCTGAAGCGCTTCAACGGCAACCTGACCCTGGCCGCCGCGGGCTACAACGCCGGCGAGGGTGCCGTGGACCGCCACGGCGGCGTTCCGCCGTACAAGGAAACGCAGCGCTATGTGGAGCGCGTGGCCGTGCTGGCCGACCGCTACCGCCAGGCCGTTGCCGCACGCTGAGTCGTCCCGGGCGCGCCGATGCGCGCGCAACTCCTTGATTTCAAGGCAGCCGTTGTCGGCCGATTAAGCCTTCCGTTACACTTTGCCGTCTTTTGCGGCCCGCACCGATGTTTGAGGTGCGGCCTTGGCAGCCTTTTTAGCTACCTGATTGTTTTGCGGAGTGCCGGATGGCCATCGATGGGGTCAATGGGCCTGTGAATACGGGCCGACGCCGGTTCCTGACTGCGACCACCGCTGTGGTGGGTGCAGTGGGTGCCGGTATTGCAGCTGTACCTTTTATCAAGTCGTGGAATCCGAGCGCCCGGGCCAAGTTGGCCGGTGCCCCGGTGACCGCCGACATCGGCGGCCTCCAGGAAGGCCAGCGCCTGATCCTGGAATGGCGCGGCCAGCCGATCTGGATCGTCAAGCGCTCCAAGGCGATCCTGGACGCGCTGCCGACGCTGGATGCCAACCTGCGCGACCCGCAGTCGTCCAACAAGGACCAGCAGCCGGCCTACATCACGGGCGAAACGCGCTCGCTGAAGCCCGAGATCTCCGTGTTGGTCGGTCTGTGCACCCACCTGGGCTGCTCGCCGGAAATGGCCGCCGAGATCAAGCCCGAGCCGTACGACCCGAACTGGAAGGGCGGCTACTTCTGCCCCTGCCACAAGTCGCGCTTCGACATGGCCGGCCGCGTGTTCCAGGGCGTCCCGGCGCCCACCAACCTCGTGGTGCCGCCGCACTACTACGAGAACGACACGACGATCATCGTCGGCGTCGACCCGAAGGGGGGCGCTTAAGCCATGGCGAACATCATCACCCGTACCGCTGATGGCCTGATGGACTGGTTCAATGCGCGCGCGCCGGGCTTCATGCCCGTGTACCGCAAGCACATGAGCGAGTACTACGCGCCGAAGAACTTCAACATCTGGTACATCTTCGGTGTGCTGTCGATCGTGGTGCTGGTCAACCAGATCCTGACCGGCATCTTCCTGACGATGCACTTCAAGCCGAGCGCGGCGGAAGCCTTCGCCTCGGTCGAATACATCATGCGCGACGTTGAGTGGGGCTGGCTGATCCGCTACATGCACAGCACCGGCGCCTCGCTGTTCTTCATCGTCGTCTACATCCACATGTTCCGCGGCCTGATGTACGGCTCGTACCAGAAGCCGCGCGAGCTGGTGTGGATCCTCGGCATGCTGATCTACCTGGTGCTGATGGCCGAAGCCTTCCTGGGCTACGTGCTGCCGTGGGGCCAGATGTCGTTCTGGGGCGCCAAGGTGATCATCTCGCTGTTCGGTGCCATCCCCGTGATCGGCAACGGCCTGACCGAGTGGATCATGGGTGACTACCTGCCCGGCGACGCCACGCTGAACCGCTTCTTCGCCCTGCACGTGATCGCACTGCCGCT harbors:
- a CDS encoding ABC transporter ATP-binding protein; this encodes MRVRGLTKRFGALVAVNDVDLDVPRRNVYGFLGPNGSGKSTTIRMLCGLLTPTAGDIEVLGLRIPEQAEQLRTRIGYMTQKFSLFEDLTVRENLEFLAAVQDIPRAQARRRIDELVEQYHFQDRQKQLAGTMSGGQKQRLALAGAVIHSPELLFLDEPTSAVDPESRRDFWEKLFELADAGTTLLVSTHYMDEAERCHRIAILDRGVLVADGTPDALTGELAGRTLVVEAPEPRQAQKVLVGLPGVISVAQIGNVLRVLLAENGQAADRIAQGLRTAGINAEVSAAPANLEDVFVSATRGQPAREEAA
- a CDS encoding ABC transporter permease — its product is MKFRRLMAVMVKELRQMRRDRITLAMIVGIPVMQLLLFGYAINTNLRDLSAGIADQSRTAASRALVMDIVATGVVTPTKEAATPQELVQAMRRGEISIGVVIPPDYERRRAEGREAVQIFVDGSDNAVQSAAAQLAQMPLDGTSSPLATRTISVVGFYNPQRRSAVNIVPGLIGVILTMTMVLFTGVAIVRERERGNMELLIATPVSSAELMIGKVLPYVAIGFVQTTVVLALGMWLFQVPLGGSLLHVYIAACLLIVANLTLGLLISTGAKSQFQAMQMTFFIFLPSILLSGFMFPFAGMPKVVQWIAEALPLTHFLRLIRGVMLRGASLWELWPDVLALLAFTTVMMTAAILRFRKRLD
- the miaB gene encoding tRNA (N6-isopentenyl adenosine(37)-C2)-methylthiotransferase MiaB produces the protein MTGTQAPDLPTTAGTAVTDPTLVPLPIGRPRAPEQVRGKLYIKTHGCQMNEYDSAKMADVLAASDGLELTDNPEEADVVLVNTCSIREKAQEKVFSQLGRWKALKAGGRDVIIGVGGCVASQEGEAIVKRAPYVDLVFGPQTLHRLPELIRARREQNKPQVDISFPEIEKFDRLPEPRAEGPSAFVSIMEGCSKYCSFCVVPYTRGTEVSRPFEDVLVEVAQLAAQGVREINLLGQNVNAYRGPYGDGEFADLGLLIRTIAEIDGVGRIRFTTSHPLEFSDSLVDAYRDVPQLANFLHLPVQAGSDRVLSAMKRGYTALEFKQKIRKLRAVRPDISISSDFIVGFPGETDADFEKTMKLLEDVGFDQSFSFIYSRRPGTPAADLEDDTPDAVKHARLERLQQHINAYAAGISQRMVGTVQSVLVEGPSKKNPNELTGKTENMRSVNFPGHPRLVGQFVDVVITEALTNSLRGRIAGTD
- a CDS encoding lytic transglycosylase domain-containing protein — protein: MRGTLTLLATLAALTALPASAGTLYKCTGADGVPNYVSKRVSGASCEVISRYTPDRSRPAQVTTVSRPATPPPAAPALGAAVTPALSDSASAVVPAAATPAAAPTTGPRRVVSGQVYSYIKDGVRHYTSARPRGGTQVASLRTIKYSYIETCFACGNPSVDFGRLRLNTGAYQAEIAAAAREFGVEEAVIRAIMHAESSYNPLALSHAGAQGLMQLMPATARRFGVSDSYNAGQNIRGGTQYLAWLLKRFNGNLTLAAAGYNAGEGAVDRHGGVPPYKETQRYVERVAVLADRYRQAVAAR
- the petA gene encoding ubiquinol-cytochrome c reductase iron-sulfur subunit, encoding MAIDGVNGPVNTGRRRFLTATTAVVGAVGAGIAAVPFIKSWNPSARAKLAGAPVTADIGGLQEGQRLILEWRGQPIWIVKRSKAILDALPTLDANLRDPQSSNKDQQPAYITGETRSLKPEISVLVGLCTHLGCSPEMAAEIKPEPYDPNWKGGYFCPCHKSRFDMAGRVFQGVPAPTNLVVPPHYYENDTTIIVGVDPKGGA